The following proteins are co-located in the Pseudoalteromonas sp. N1230-9 genome:
- a CDS encoding tetratricopeptide repeat protein — protein MKSILFTLVLSAFLVGCKSTEQQAPTPPSVASLLNAANFEHIELTDPKLFALPDDEQKRFLDYFTKRQGKGLRDDQILYHYLENKLTNFNYFSATLNAEQTLQEHEGNCISLAILTHAYAQLVGLKTGFQAVSSEPVYSKQNNIVYVSGHFRTKVYAPLNEDDNYLVPPGSIIDYFPSRGSFYSGHAELKDLISRYYSNLAAQALALKQFDLSYSYILKANEYTPNAPSLYNLAAVLHRQSGDLAGAKHIYQTAIQYGFKDTNLLHNYAVLAKQLDDHSLAEQLNSQLAMLEQDPFELLTTAINARNNGQFYKAKQQLEDAIALAPYLSEPYVELAIISYQQGNEQSTKEWLEKAIEIENKDEKLALYHAKLFALKDQH, from the coding sequence ATGAAGTCAATTTTATTTACACTTGTTCTAAGCGCTTTTTTAGTAGGATGTAAGAGTACAGAGCAACAGGCCCCTACTCCTCCAAGTGTTGCCAGTCTATTAAACGCAGCAAATTTTGAACACATTGAACTAACAGATCCAAAGTTGTTTGCATTGCCTGATGATGAGCAAAAACGTTTCCTTGATTATTTTACCAAACGCCAAGGTAAAGGTTTAAGAGACGACCAAATTCTTTATCATTACTTAGAAAATAAGCTCACCAACTTCAATTACTTTAGCGCTACACTCAACGCCGAACAGACCCTTCAAGAGCATGAAGGGAACTGTATTAGCTTAGCTATTTTAACTCACGCATATGCGCAACTAGTAGGGCTAAAAACAGGTTTCCAAGCGGTGTCGAGTGAACCTGTGTACAGTAAACAAAATAACATCGTGTATGTATCGGGCCATTTTCGCACCAAAGTCTATGCCCCTTTGAATGAAGATGATAATTACCTTGTACCACCTGGCAGTATAATTGATTATTTTCCGTCTCGTGGTAGCTTTTATTCAGGCCATGCTGAGCTCAAAGATTTAATCAGCCGCTATTATAGTAACTTAGCTGCACAAGCTCTGGCCTTAAAACAATTCGATTTAAGCTACAGTTATATTTTAAAAGCCAATGAATACACACCAAATGCACCCTCGCTTTATAATTTAGCAGCTGTTTTACATCGTCAATCAGGTGATTTAGCTGGGGCAAAACATATTTATCAAACAGCGATACAATATGGTTTTAAAGATACTAATTTACTACATAATTACGCAGTACTTGCCAAACAACTAGATGATCACTCATTAGCAGAACAGCTCAATTCACAGTTAGCGATGCTAGAGCAGGATCCATTCGAATTACTCACAACAGCGATTAACGCTCGTAATAATGGCCAGTTTTACAAAGCAAAACAGCAGCTGGAAGATGCTATAGCACTAGCCCCTTATTTATCAGAACCTTATGTGGAGTTAGCGATTATTAGTTACCAACAAGGTAATGAACAAAGCACTAAGGAGTGGTTAGAAAAAGCCATTGAGATAGAAAATAAAGACGAAAAACTTGCGCTATACCACGCCAAGCTTTTCGCCTTAAAAGACCAACACTAA
- a CDS encoding TolB family protein encodes MIKALLIGTLLVAGQAFSQEVWQTIHTEHFNVHFSTENQQWAQSAATELEVVRNKVLKQQNRALDEVIDVVVFDPFNASNGFALPVTIKPLMVLFTTPPQSDSMIANTDSWQQLLILHEYIHLVHLAQPTRSLPRQAIRNIWDLYDLSQSDMPRWVAEGYATLLESKMTGRGRLYDNLSEAILVEFAQQGALPSYGQLNRTEDRYMAGSMAYLMGARFLAWLEDNYSPKTLDAVWTRMQAVKSRDFNDAFSGVFGDPPERLYRRFIAEYTYKAMAKEVSEQTLTSKLWLELDLYASNPALSLDNSKLAIVERNKDDETRLVIYSTADNQQAADDFAKQQQQLLDDDPEDIADRAPSVFKRKQKHVLHQINKQGIKNPQWLDEDTLFFTATTTVGKGSIQGISDLYRYDIETGEISALTHRAGLRRFTISDNGQTVYAEQTRHGFSELVRFDLNTGVSTPLFEKSLETVYDYPLLSPNKTKLAYLKVALNANWQLYIQDMNSQQSIAVPMPEGYQYVSQPNWQADGKGLYFVAGKNAALDLYHYDLSRNSLRQLTQGQEAVAYPMAMNNGELLYLSITAEGPDIKHFAEQPQGLEVAELASNTAPPRGQVTSEVLPEAKIYKQSPIEPANYDIWQQKSTFSLSSQYYSASSSLLTLGIKSNDFLKQLDLQAGYSVDLHDKALEGVFAAAKYSAFDLKFKALLFDYDLESAKQYHSNTPLNVSNTGAHFAMSYPMQFQQLNITPTLSYNYSDYAKGDDQWLKLGLKQQWQHDRQRYGFGQSLRAEWLSGDADSSNWQGYNFATVLSGYAFDIPVYVNFAQQYRDDSTLALGGYESNLINKDTQSGFVSAPELPFFSQLGNRYKGYGGGISYKDSLPWLYYQQHQVDNRVYAQSYGLKWRGDFSFGLGPAGLNDVNIDFGVARVESDDFENDLRAWLSFYYSL; translated from the coding sequence ATGATAAAAGCATTGTTGATTGGTACTTTACTTGTTGCTGGGCAAGCGTTTAGTCAAGAAGTATGGCAAACAATTCATACTGAGCATTTCAATGTCCATTTTAGTACAGAGAATCAGCAATGGGCTCAATCAGCGGCAACCGAGCTGGAAGTTGTTCGCAATAAGGTATTAAAACAACAAAACCGCGCGTTGGATGAAGTGATTGATGTTGTTGTTTTTGATCCATTTAACGCATCTAATGGCTTTGCTTTACCGGTTACAATAAAGCCCTTAATGGTTTTATTTACGACACCTCCACAATCAGATTCGATGATTGCCAATACAGATAGCTGGCAGCAATTACTCATTTTGCATGAGTACATCCATTTGGTTCATTTGGCTCAGCCTACGCGCAGCTTACCTCGACAAGCAATTAGAAATATTTGGGATCTCTACGATTTATCACAAAGCGATATGCCTCGCTGGGTTGCTGAGGGTTATGCGACGCTGTTAGAATCAAAAATGACGGGGCGTGGCCGTTTATACGATAATCTTTCAGAAGCGATACTGGTTGAATTTGCACAGCAAGGCGCACTGCCAAGCTATGGCCAATTAAATCGTACTGAAGACCGTTATATGGCCGGATCAATGGCGTATTTAATGGGCGCTCGCTTTCTCGCTTGGTTAGAAGATAACTATTCTCCAAAAACCCTTGATGCTGTGTGGACACGCATGCAAGCGGTTAAATCGCGCGATTTTAATGACGCTTTTAGCGGTGTATTTGGCGACCCACCTGAGCGGCTTTATCGTCGCTTTATTGCTGAATATACATATAAAGCAATGGCTAAAGAGGTGAGTGAGCAAACACTTACAAGCAAGCTTTGGTTAGAGCTTGATTTATATGCATCAAACCCAGCTTTAAGTTTAGATAATAGTAAACTCGCTATTGTAGAGCGAAACAAAGATGATGAAACGCGCTTAGTTATTTATAGTACAGCCGATAATCAACAAGCAGCAGATGATTTTGCGAAGCAGCAACAACAGCTACTCGATGACGATCCTGAAGATATTGCCGATAGAGCACCGAGTGTGTTTAAACGTAAACAAAAGCACGTGCTTCATCAAATCAATAAGCAGGGTATAAAGAATCCGCAGTGGTTAGACGAAGATACACTGTTTTTTACCGCCACAACAACCGTTGGTAAAGGCTCAATTCAGGGTATCTCGGACTTATATCGCTATGATATCGAAACTGGTGAGATAAGTGCATTAACCCATCGTGCGGGGCTGCGTCGGTTTACAATTAGCGATAACGGACAAACTGTTTACGCTGAGCAAACTAGGCATGGCTTCTCGGAGTTGGTGCGTTTTGATCTCAATACGGGTGTCTCTACGCCTTTATTTGAGAAGAGCCTAGAAACGGTTTATGACTATCCATTACTAAGTCCTAATAAAACTAAGCTTGCATATTTAAAAGTGGCACTGAATGCAAATTGGCAGTTGTATATACAAGACATGAACTCCCAGCAATCAATAGCTGTGCCTATGCCTGAGGGCTATCAGTATGTGTCACAACCTAATTGGCAAGCAGATGGCAAAGGGCTTTATTTTGTCGCTGGTAAGAATGCCGCTCTCGATTTGTATCATTATGATCTTAGCCGCAACTCACTACGCCAATTAACACAAGGGCAAGAAGCCGTTGCATACCCAATGGCAATGAATAATGGTGAACTTTTATATTTATCGATCACTGCTGAAGGGCCAGATATAAAGCATTTTGCAGAGCAACCACAAGGATTAGAGGTTGCTGAGTTGGCAAGTAATACAGCGCCACCGCGAGGGCAAGTAACGAGCGAAGTGTTACCTGAAGCGAAGATTTACAAGCAAAGCCCAATAGAACCAGCCAATTATGATATATGGCAGCAAAAATCCACCTTTTCGCTGTCATCTCAGTATTATTCGGCTTCATCTTCGCTTCTTACCCTTGGGATAAAAAGTAACGACTTTTTAAAACAGCTCGATTTACAAGCAGGCTATAGTGTTGATTTACATGATAAAGCACTAGAGGGAGTGTTCGCGGCAGCTAAATACTCAGCGTTTGATTTAAAATTTAAAGCGCTGCTATTTGATTACGACCTTGAATCAGCAAAACAGTACCATTCAAACACGCCGCTAAATGTCAGTAATACAGGGGCACATTTTGCCATGAGTTACCCGATGCAGTTTCAGCAGTTAAATATCACACCGACCTTAAGTTACAACTACAGTGATTATGCTAAAGGTGACGATCAATGGCTAAAGCTAGGACTTAAGCAGCAATGGCAACATGATAGACAGCGTTATGGTTTTGGTCAGTCGTTGAGAGCTGAATGGTTATCCGGTGATGCTGACTCGAGCAATTGGCAGGGCTATAACTTTGCCACCGTACTAAGCGGTTATGCCTTTGATATTCCGGTTTATGTTAATTTTGCTCAGCAATATCGTGATGACAGTACCCTTGCGCTTGGCGGTTATGAGTCAAACCTAATTAATAAAGACACGCAAAGTGGCTTTGTTAGTGCACCTGAATTGCCATTTTTTAGCCAGCTTGGTAACCGTTATAAAGGTTATGGCGGGGGGATTAGTTATAAAGATTCATTACCTTGGCTTTACTACCAACAGCATCAAGTTGATAACCGGGTCTATGCGCAAAGCTACGGCCTCAAGTGGCGAGGAGACTTTAGCTTTGGTCTGGGACCTGCGGGTTTGAATGATGTAAATATTGATTTTGGCGTCGCCCGAGTAGAAAGCGACGACTTTGAAAATGATCTACGCGCTTGGCTAAGTTTTTACTACTCGCTATAA
- a CDS encoding PH domain-containing protein: MSDQQWQRVSPWALLYFIVHFALRFIKDGLLNLLPILVLFVTQVEQKLFWGQIAVTVASLVLVLYAFAYYRNFKYRITDGNEILLNKGVFKKERLTLKFARVQNVNIAEPFYFQPVNLVNCIFDAAGSSAQEAVIPGVKLSYAEQVREQVMEFKAQLQQQEQLPIEQGEVTDKPTTLTISNAEIAKFGLMSNMAILALAALAPFMNVIFEYLEKTIINRLETILNEQAAFIGSAAAITVLIMVVAIVLCAILLSVVMALVRFFNFQLYFQDGKFKRVAGLFERQQLSISVSKIQSVQIKQNIIAKFLNRYTLICPQVSSGGVAAGVAAHKNKQTLVMPVITKEQVKAVCGWLFPWFVDLTELSFIKPERALLYKNTFLYVILPTVFSALIFNALFDAATMLWSIVVGLVLMIGVFLNYQKTGLAMYQHDGRFFAVFKTGILGVQYRVFEIYKAQSVTTISTYVMRRSQLKSLYIQLASGSVSMPYLKAELAEQFADFALYEIEGVERNWF; the protein is encoded by the coding sequence ATGAGTGATCAACAATGGCAACGCGTGTCGCCATGGGCACTACTGTACTTTATTGTTCACTTTGCACTGCGCTTCATAAAAGATGGGCTGCTTAATTTACTGCCAATTTTGGTGTTATTTGTTACGCAAGTTGAACAAAAGCTGTTTTGGGGGCAAATAGCCGTTACCGTGGCCTCGTTAGTTTTAGTGCTGTATGCCTTTGCTTATTATCGTAATTTTAAATATCGCATAACGGATGGTAACGAAATACTGCTCAATAAAGGGGTATTCAAAAAAGAACGGCTAACCCTAAAATTTGCTCGCGTACAGAACGTAAACATAGCCGAACCTTTTTATTTTCAGCCGGTTAATTTGGTTAATTGTATTTTCGATGCCGCCGGTAGTAGTGCTCAAGAAGCTGTGATCCCGGGAGTAAAGCTTAGCTACGCCGAGCAAGTGCGCGAACAAGTTATGGAATTTAAGGCTCAGTTACAACAGCAAGAGCAGCTACCTATTGAGCAGGGCGAAGTAACAGATAAACCGACAACCTTAACGATCAGCAATGCTGAAATTGCTAAGTTTGGTTTGATGTCGAACATGGCAATATTGGCATTGGCTGCACTTGCTCCATTTATGAATGTGATTTTTGAGTACCTCGAAAAAACCATCATAAACCGCCTAGAGACCATACTGAATGAGCAAGCTGCGTTCATTGGCAGTGCGGCTGCAATCACTGTGTTAATTATGGTTGTAGCCATTGTTTTATGTGCCATTTTACTTTCTGTTGTCATGGCATTAGTGCGCTTTTTTAACTTTCAGCTGTACTTTCAAGACGGTAAGTTTAAGCGTGTGGCAGGTTTATTTGAGCGCCAGCAACTCTCGATCAGCGTGTCGAAAATTCAAAGTGTGCAAATTAAACAAAATATTATTGCCAAGTTCCTTAATCGCTATACCTTAATTTGCCCACAAGTGAGTAGTGGTGGTGTGGCAGCTGGGGTTGCGGCACATAAAAATAAACAAACGTTAGTGATGCCAGTAATCACCAAAGAGCAAGTAAAAGCCGTATGTGGCTGGTTATTTCCATGGTTTGTTGATTTAACGGAGCTTAGCTTTATTAAGCCTGAGCGAGCTTTACTTTATAAAAATACGTTTTTATATGTAATTCTACCTACTGTATTTTCTGCTTTAATTTTCAATGCTTTATTTGATGCTGCTACGATGTTGTGGAGCATTGTCGTGGGCTTAGTTTTGATGATCGGTGTGTTTTTGAATTATCAAAAAACGGGTCTGGCTATGTATCAACATGACGGCCGTTTTTTTGCCGTATTTAAAACCGGCATACTGGGTGTGCAGTATCGTGTTTTTGAAATCTATAAAGCGCAAAGCGTCACCACAATAAGCACTTATGTAATGCGCCGATCACAGCTTAAGAGCTTGTATATACAACTGGCTTCTGGTTCTGTATCAATGCCTTACTTAAAAGCAGAGCTGGCTGAGCAGTTTGCTGATTTTGCCCTATATGAAATAGAAGGCGTTGAGCGGAATTGGTTTTAA
- a CDS encoding PH domain-containing protein encodes MFSNQQIETLPQHQRIQFQSLADNAIWHVQLNWLLFYVPLMAVIIAVRHFNPAVSEAIALPWLLALPLLVILSMVYNLYSVRAKGVAVREHDIAFKRGLIWQQITLLPISRVQHTEIHRGPIERKLGLATLRLYSAGGMSADLHISGLTDQQCNDVRQFVQSYGDNAATQENELADE; translated from the coding sequence GTGTTTAGTAATCAACAAATAGAAACCCTTCCACAGCATCAGCGCATACAATTTCAATCACTTGCAGATAATGCAATATGGCATGTACAACTAAATTGGTTGTTGTTTTATGTGCCTCTAATGGCCGTGATTATTGCTGTACGGCATTTTAATCCTGCCGTTAGCGAAGCCATTGCTTTACCTTGGCTTCTGGCTTTGCCATTGTTGGTAATACTGTCGATGGTTTACAACCTTTACAGCGTTCGCGCTAAAGGGGTGGCAGTAAGAGAGCATGATATTGCCTTTAAGCGGGGGCTAATTTGGCAACAAATCACCTTATTGCCAATTTCTCGCGTGCAACACACCGAAATTCATCGCGGCCCAATTGAGCGAAAGTTAGGACTTGCAACACTCAGGCTTTACAGTGCAGGTGGCATGAGTGCTGACTTACATATCAGCGGGTTAACTGACCAACAATGCAATGATGTCCGCCAGTTCGTGCAAAGTTATGGTGATAATGCAGCAACTCAAGAAAATGAGCTTGCCGATGAGTGA
- a CDS encoding D-hexose-6-phosphate mutarotase, translated as MKLSPSVTIEQSETGLEFIKVASEFCDATIFLQGAQITEFTPTGKKPLLWVSQQEDYQEGKGVRGGIPICWPWFGVSQHEGWPAHGVARTGLWRAEQVKEEENSIYISLSLPMNQIDEKYWPHKTKLLVEFILSTSLEVRLTTTNLDNETLNFTQALHTYFPTPAIEETKVDGLQGSKYIEFGEGPFEQHDLVSFARETDMVYTQAQDTQRIITPDGIIEVSRENSRSCVLWNPWIDKSKRLSNFADDEYHVMLCLEAANVLEDSVELAPGDKHTLATSLRWV; from the coding sequence ATGAAGCTATCGCCATCAGTTACGATTGAGCAAAGTGAGACTGGTCTTGAGTTTATTAAAGTAGCCAGTGAGTTTTGTGATGCCACTATCTTTTTACAAGGTGCGCAAATTACAGAGTTTACACCGACAGGTAAAAAGCCATTACTGTGGGTTTCTCAGCAGGAAGATTATCAAGAAGGTAAGGGCGTTCGTGGTGGCATTCCAATTTGTTGGCCGTGGTTTGGTGTGAGCCAACATGAAGGCTGGCCTGCTCATGGTGTTGCTCGTACGGGACTTTGGCGTGCTGAACAGGTGAAAGAAGAGGAAAACTCGATCTACATCAGCTTGTCATTGCCAATGAATCAAATTGATGAAAAGTATTGGCCACACAAAACTAAACTATTGGTGGAATTTATTTTATCAACGAGTTTAGAAGTGCGTTTAACAACAACGAACCTTGATAATGAAACACTTAATTTTACGCAGGCATTACATACTTATTTCCCTACGCCTGCGATTGAAGAAACCAAAGTTGATGGTTTACAGGGCTCTAAATATATAGAATTTGGTGAAGGTCCATTTGAGCAACATGATTTGGTTTCATTTGCTCGTGAAACCGACATGGTTTATACCCAAGCACAAGATACACAACGTATCATTACGCCAGATGGGATCATTGAAGTAAGCCGAGAAAATTCGCGGTCATGTGTGTTATGGAACCCGTGGATTGATAAATCAAAAAGGCTATCTAATTTTGCCGATGATGAATATCACGTGATGTTATGTTTAGAAGCCGCCAATGTACTTGAAGATAGCGTTGAGTTAGCGCCGGGTGACAAGCATACACTTGCTACCTCTCTTCGCTGGGTATAA
- a CDS encoding MarR family winged helix-turn-helix transcriptional regulator, which translates to MQKYDELLVSLRKVIRAIDLHSKQLNKTSGLTGPQLLIMNEVAQTDGITASRIAQNVNLSPATVTNILDRIENRELITRVRSQMDKRRVSLYLTEKGKALLEQAPQPLQEHFIEKFSALEEWEQSLLLSSMQRIAAMMDADQLDASPLLEVGAITKSLDHNS; encoded by the coding sequence ATGCAAAAGTATGACGAACTACTTGTGTCATTACGTAAAGTAATCAGAGCAATCGATCTGCATTCTAAGCAGCTCAACAAAACGTCTGGGTTAACAGGCCCGCAATTACTTATCATGAATGAAGTAGCACAAACAGACGGCATCACAGCAAGTCGTATTGCTCAAAACGTCAACTTAAGCCCTGCAACTGTGACCAATATTCTTGACCGAATTGAAAACAGAGAGCTTATCACCCGTGTGCGCAGTCAAATGGATAAGCGCCGCGTCAGCTTGTATTTAACAGAAAAAGGCAAAGCACTTTTAGAGCAAGCTCCTCAGCCATTGCAAGAGCACTTCATAGAAAAATTTTCAGCCCTCGAAGAGTGGGAGCAAAGCTTATTGCTTTCATCAATGCAACGTATTGCAGCAATGATGGATGCTGATCAGCTTGATGCATCACCACTATTAGAAGTTGGCGCCATAACAAAATCACTCGATCACAATAGTTAA